A window of the Branchiostoma lanceolatum isolate klBraLanc5 chromosome 13, klBraLanc5.hap2, whole genome shotgun sequence genome harbors these coding sequences:
- the LOC136447037 gene encoding integumentary mucin C.1-like, whose protein sequence is MELKLRCQHRHHCNPIGYCTSSHYGDFRGSNNSGNYDNPNGYRTSSYYGNTNGKYASGHYVSGYYTSGNYYSSGHCGSAVTTAAPAVTTVAPAVTTAAPAPAVTTAAPAVTTVAPGVTTAAPAVTTVAPAVTTAAPAVTTVAPAVTTVASAVTTAAPAVTTAAPAVTTVAPVATTAAPAVTTAAPAVTTAAPAVTTAAPAVTTVAPGVTTAAPAVTTVAPAATTVAPAVTTAAPAVTTAAPAVTTAAPAPAVTTAAPAVTTVAPGVTTVAPAVTTVASAVTTAAPAVTTVAPVATTAAPAVTTAAPAVTTVAPAVTTVASAVTTAAPAVTTVAPVATTAAPAVTTAAPAVTTYGSTSGHYGSISCYYSSTSGHYGSTSGHYGSTSGHYSSTSGHYGSTSGHYGSISCHHSSTSGHYGSTRGHYGSTSGHYGSISCYYSSTSGHYGSTSGHYGSTSGHYSSTSGHYGSTSGHYGSTSCHHSSTSGHYGSTRGHYGSTSGHYAAPGVTTAAPTVTTAAPAVTTVAPAVTTPAAGTTLAPTTAAPVATTPVRPDPVRKVVPSVLTMQRTFTDDLRDESSPAFVTLAVVVTESLTAVYIAIPGFIRIIILGFVPGSVEARYVAEFAAEEAASDSEIQQQAQNNLAEAINNGTFNSTLNVADAQALAPTSLTAEELAKVTSNSTFCTLRCGEGGVCQLTEKFPGVLIAECVCVPHYCAAGTCDVIVGQGPICTCPASMFSWYRGERCDHVLTQGHIIGIALGCASAGLVGLIIVAVCLAKREKNSLKKKKEERYRYEPPVILENYNPQVRLPMPRAALGRDDYPPTGSELDLFPAKSPLYTDSIRDRGRPRWTPVIPDLPPGQFKIPRPAFDKVYPKDDAHSQSFEINFSSTGGEETKM, encoded by the exons ATGGAACTGAAGCTCCGATGCCAACA CAGGCATCACTGCAACCCCATCGGTTACTGCACCAGCAGCCACTACGGCGACTTTAGGGGCTCTAACAACAGCGGCAACTACGACAACCCTAACGGTTACCGCACCAGCAGCTACTACGGCAACACAAATGGCAAGTACGCAAGCGGCCACTACGTCAGCGGCTACTACACCAGCGGCAACTACTACAGCAGCGGTCACTGCGGCAGC gcggtcactacagcagcaccagcggtcactacggtagcaccagcggtcactacagcagcaccagcaccagcggtcaccacagcagcaccagcggtcactacggtagcACCAGGGGTCACTACggcagcaccagcggtcactacagtggcaccagcggtcactacggcagcaccagcggtcactacggtagcaccagcggtcactacggtagcATCAGCTGTCACTACggcagcaccagcggtcactacagcagcaccagcggtcactacggtagcACCAGTGGCCACTACggcagcaccagcggtcactacggcagcaccagcggtcactacagcagcaccagcggtcaccacagcagcaccagcggtcactacggtagcACCAGGGGTCACTACggcagcaccagcggtcactacagtGGCACCAGCGGCCACTACGgtagcaccagcggtcactacggcagcaccagcggtcactacggcagcaccagcggtcactacagcagcaccagcaccagcggtcaccacagcagcaccagcggtcactacggtagcaccaggggtcactacggtagcaccagcggtcactacggtagcATCAGCTGTTactacagcagcaccagcggtcactacggtagcACCAGTGGCCACTACggcagcaccagcggtcactacagcagcaccagcggtcactacggtagcaccagcggtcactacggtagcatcagctgtcactacagcagcaccagcggtcactacggtagcACCAGTGGCCACTACggcagcaccagcggtcactacagcagcaccagcggtcactacg TACGgtagcaccagcggtcactacggtagcATCAGCTGTTactacagcagcaccagcggtcactacggtagcACCAGTGGCCACTACGgtagcaccagcggtcactacagcagcaccagcggtcactacggtagcaccagcggtcactacggtagcATCAGCTGTCACCACagcagcaccagcggtcactacggtagcaccaggggtcactacggtagcaccagcggtcactacggtagcATCAGCTGTTactacagcagcaccagcggtcactacggtagcACCAGTGGCCACTACGgtagcaccagcggtcactacagcagcaccagcggtcactacggtagcACCAGTGGCCACTACGGTAGCACCAGCTGTCACCACagcagcaccagcggtcactacggtagcaccaggggtcactacggtagcaccagcggtcactacg cagcaccagGGGTCACTACAGCGGCACCAACGGTCACTACAGCGGCACCAGCTGTGACTACAgtagcaccagcggtcactacgccAGCAGCGGGCACTACTCTAGCACCCACTACGGCAGCACCAGTGGCTACTACACCAGTAAGACCAG ACCCTGTTCGGAAGGTTGTGCCGTCGGTTCTTACAATGCAGCGGACGTTCACTGATGACTTGCGGGACGAAAGTTCCCCCGCGTTTGTTACACTTGCCGTCGTGGTGACGGAGTCG CTCACAGCCGTATATATAGCAATCCCTGGATTTATCAGGATCATCATCCTCGGATTTGT gccaGGCAGTGTGGAGGCTCGGTACGTGGCGGAGTTTGCGGCAGAAGAGGCGGCATCAGACAGCGAGATCCAGCAGCAGGCACAGAACAACCTCGCAGAGGCCATCAACAACGGGACCTTCAACAGCACCTTGAACGTCGCTGACGCGCAGGCACTGGCGCCGACATCTTTAACTGCCGAAG AGCTGGCCAAGGTCACCTCCAATTCGACCTTCTGCACGCtgaggtgtggggaggggggcgtgtgtCAGCTGACCGAGAAGTTTCCCGGCGTGCTCATCGCGGAGTGCGTGTGCGTGCCCCACTACTGCGCAGCCGGTACCTGTGACGTCATCGTCGGCCAGGGGCCTATATGCAC tTGCCCGGCATCGATGTTCTCCTGGTACCGCGGCGAGCGGTGTGACCACGTGCTCACGCAGGGGCACATCATCGGCATCGCCTTGGGCTGCGCAAGCGCAGGACTGGTGGGCCTAATTATCGTGGCCGTGTGCCTGGCCAAGCGGGAGAAGAACTccctaaagaagaagaaggaagaaag GTACAGATACGAGCCGCCAGTCATCCTGGAGAATTACAACCCACAGGTGCGGTTGCCCATGCCAAGAGCTGCACTGGGCAGAGACGACTACCCGCCAACG GGTTCTGAGCTGGACCTGTTCCCGGCTAAGTCTCCCCTCTATACGGACTCCATCCGGGACCGAGGGAGACCCAGGTGGACCCCAGTCATACCCGACCTGCCGCCGGGACAG TTTAAGATCCCGCGTCCGGCGTTTGACAAGGTTTATCCTAAAGACGACGCCCACTCCCAG AGTTTCGAGATCAATTTTTCCAGCACAGGCGGAGAAGAGACGAAGATGTAG
- the LOC136447038 gene encoding alpha-N-acetylgalactosamine-specific lectin-like, with amino-acid sequence MRRGICYKAYSTKKTFSGAAWTCHGDGGTLAMPRDAETNAFLISLYKSVDENAPFWIGLHDQLEEGSFQWVDGSALGTFTSWAPGEPNNFDGIEDCAVYVPNLKDKWNDGSCDLMLRFICQAAPGRP; translated from the exons ATGCGgcgtggaatctgctacaaggcctaCAGCACAAAGAAGACCTTCAGCGGAGCGGCCTGGACCTGTCACGGAGACGggggcaccctcgccatgccccgagacgctgagaccaacgccttcctgatctCCTTATACAAGTCCGTGGACGAAAACGCTCCCTTCTGGATCGGCCTGCATGACCAGCTTGAAGAGGGAAGCTTtcagtgggtggatggttccgCACTTGGAACGTTCACCTCCTGGGCTCCGGGAGAACCAAACAACTTTGACGGCATCGAAGATTGCGCTGTTTACGTCCCAAACTTGAAAGACAAGTGGAACGACGGAAGTTGCGACCTGATGCTTCGCTTCATCTGCCAGGCTGCTCCAg GACGCCCATAG